From a region of the Sesamum indicum cultivar Zhongzhi No. 13 linkage group LG3, S_indicum_v1.0, whole genome shotgun sequence genome:
- the LOC105157345 gene encoding uncharacterized protein LOC105157345: MSISAAIERTLFKDKDGGGGGGGFHTTIIKHRFLSFLIWQSLQSTFLLFLSKPLFLSPFTTNPFRPTFLSLVFFLSFHFSLLLFSISLFFISSPHPLPFASPFEISLSFIRLILVSGGDQCVLRRRVRVSLTFVLFVSLCAVAGAVSVICVCWGCDLYYNVELRSKRDVAFGILGFRGFVIGLFYGLHYVYRQRWVLRFPIIQRPPFFSFKMGLPLSVGQALKFSAVGCAISGVLAFFLPTEYRSQGSVGKFIAEQIISYIGSFVVVLCWELSHHLHQVLHTKRFVFAPHKGSAAAETNPSEPLLATLEESTPKSLLQYLAYLDLCMVCENNVDTWRRAAFFEETGETYRRVIASCLRPLDQFTQKLAEGLESSSAEKPLQLADQLSAPTDRLAVLKLYESFHDFQLCAWCARIVASLTARSLKEDRFGVAQLSGSNAAVISTLLSTLLAVETLMGKKTNIQNAHFMGPAGIKWATINTGRRESTSGAMGKIRGSPLYAKAYSLADVLKTSIYCIVSAFHNEMLNSGKAGLLEKDWIISGKPLYGTHELLLHKLRLFLDFQAS; this comes from the exons ATGTCCATCTCCGCCGCCATCGAACGAACTCTATTCAAAGACAAAGACGGCGGAGGCGGAGGCGGAGGATTCCACACTACCATCATCAAGCACCGCTTCTTAAGCTTCTTAATTTGGCAATCCCTCCAATCGACCTTCCTACTTTTCCTCTCAAAACCCCTTTTCCTTTCTCCCTTTACTACAAACCCTTTTCGTCCCACTTTCCTATCCCTCGTCTTCTTCCTTTCCTTCCATTTCTCCCTCCTTCTCTTCTCCATTTCCCTCTTCTTCATCTCCTCCCCCCATCCCTTGCCTTTCGCTTCCCCTTTTGAAATATCCCTTTCGTTTATTCGCCTAATTTTGGTATCTGGAGGTGACCAGTGTGTGTTGAGGAGGAGGGTCAGAGTTTCGTTGACCTTCGTGTTGTTTGTAAGCCTTTGTGCTGTGGCAGGGGCGGTATCGGTCATTTGTGTGTGCTGGGGCTGTGACCTTTATTATAACGTCGAGTTGAGGTCAAAAAGAGATGTTGCGTTCGGGATTTTGGGATTTAGGGGCTTCGTCATCGGTTTGTTTTACGGGTTGCATTATGTATACAGGCAGCGATGGGTCCTGCGGTTTCCGATTATTCAG CGCCCTCCTTTCTTCAGCTTCAAGATGGGGCTTCCCTTATCTGTTGGGCAGGCTTTAAAGTTTTCTGCTGTTGGTTGTGCAATATCAGGAGTACTAGCTTTTTTCCTGCCTACTGAATACAGAAGTCAAGGTTCAGTTGGGAAGTTCATTGCTGAGCAGATCATTTCCTATATTGGGAGTTTTGTAGTAGTTCTTTGTTGGGAATTGAGCCATCACTTACACCAg GTGCTACATACTAAGAGGTTTGTATTTGCACCCCACAAAGGATCAGCAGCTGCAGAAACAAATCCAAGTGAGCCACTTCTAGCCACCCTAGAGGAAAGCACACCAAAGTCGCTTTTGCAATACCTTGCTTACCTAGATCTCTGTATGGTGTGCGAAAACAATGTTGATACATGGCGGCGAGCAGCATTCTTTGAGGAGACTGGTGAGACGTATAGAAGAGTTATAGCTTCATGCCTGCGGCCTCTGGACCAGTTTACTCAAAAACTAGCTGAAGGTCTAGAGAGCTCTTCAGCTGAAAAGCCATTGCAATTAGCTGATCAGTTAAGTGCACCTACAGATCGGCTTGCAGTTTTGAAACTCTATGAATCATTTCATGACTTCCAG TTATGTGCATGGTGTGCCCGGATTGTTGCTTCACTAACTGCACGGTCTCTTAAGGAGGATAGGTTTGGTGTTGCTCAACTCTCAGGAAGCAATGCTGCTGTAATCTCAACATTGTTATCTACTTTATTAGCTGTTGAAACTCTCATGGGGAAGAAGACCAATATACAGAATGCACATTTCATGGGACCTGCAGGAATCAAATGGGCCACCATAAACACTGGGAGAAGAGAGTCTACATCTGGTGCCATGGGGAAAATAAGAGGAAGTCCACTGTACGCCAAAGCATATTCGTTGGCTGATGTACTGAAAACTTCAATTTACTGCATCGTCTCTGCTTTTCATAATGAGATGCTGAACAGTGGGAAAGCAGGGCTTCTTGAGAAGGACTGGATCATTAGTGGTAAGCCTCTATATGGAACCCATGAACTCCTTCTACATAAATTGCGacttttcttggattttcaGGCGAGCTAA